The nucleotide window GGTTCGTGAACAGGTACTCGTTGGTGAGGGTGACCGCGGCCCCGGCGGCGAGGGAGTCGCCGGACGCCGGTGCGGCGTTGATCGCCTGGTAGACCTGTTTGACCTCGGCGGCCTTGCCGGTGTGTGCGCGGTCGGCGGTGACGATGCCGTCCGCGACGAACGCCCCGTCGTTCGGGTGGTCGCCCCAGTCGCCGCCGTACGCGAAGAACGTGCGCTCCTCCGCCCGCTTCCGCGTCACCCCGACGGTGGCCGCGTCGAACCAGAACCGCACGCCGTCGTCGCCGGGGCCGCGCCCGTCCGAGACGAGTTCGGCCGCGGACAGCGCGCGGGCGTGGACGCGTGCCCGCCGGATCGTGCCGCTGAACTCCCGGGTGGGGTTGTCGACGTCCGTGGCGAGCGAGAGCGGCGCGGTGTTGACGGCGGGGCGCCGGGTCGTCGTCCGGGTGGCCCTGAGCGTGCCGTCCACGTACAGGGCGAGCGTGCCCGCCGCCGCGTCGAAGACGCCCGCGACGTGGTGCTCCCTGCCGGTCCAGTCGTCCGGCAGCGGCCAGTCCGCGGCCACCCACCGGCCGTCGCCGTGGATGAAGAACTCCAGGGTCCGGTCGGTCTGCTTCAGGGCGTACTGGGTGTCGCCCTTGGCGAGGAGCGGCTGGTGGTAGCCGGTGACGTGCGGGGTGACCCAGGCCTCCAGGGTCAGGGAGCCGGTGAGGTCGAGGCCGGGGTCGCGGGCGAAGACGGTGCTGCCGGACACTCCCTTCGCGCGGTCGAAGGTCGCGCCGCCGGCCTGGATCTCGCCGCGCAGCGCGCCGGGCCCCTCTTCGGTGAACAGGACGCGCGCCGGGGTCGGCGTGGTCAGCGACTGGTCGACGAAGTCCCAGATCCAGCCGCCCTGCAGCACGTCGTGGCGGCGGACGACGTCCCAGTACTTCTTGAGGTTGCCGGTCGAGTTCCCCATCGAGTGCGCGTACTCGATCATGACGTACGGGCGCCTGTCCGAGGTGTCCCCGGCGCGGGCCTCGACGCGTGAGGGGCTCTCGTACATCTGCGAGCGGATGTCGCTGATCCCCGGCCGGTCGTCGCCCTCGTACTGGATGACGCGGGTCGGGTCGTACGAGCGGATCCAGTCGTGCATGGCGACGAAGGTGCTGCCGCCGCCGGCCTCGTTGCCGAGCGACCAGATGACGACCGAGGCGTGGTTCTTGTCGCGGTGGACCATGTTCCGGGCGCGGGCCACGCAGGCCCTGCTCCAGTCGGCGTGGTCGCCCGGGTACGCGTCGCGGATGCCGTGGGTCTCCAGGTTGGTCTCGTCCACGAGGTACAGGCCGTACTCGTCGGCGAGTTCGTACCAGAGCGTGTTGTTCGGGTAGTGCGAGGTGCGGACGGTGTTGATGTTCGTCCGCTTGATGATCTCGATGTCCCGGACCAGGTCGGCGCGGGTGAGCGCGGTGCCGCGGTCGGGGTGCATCTCGTGGCGGTTGGTGCCGCGCAGGGAGACGGGCCGGCCGTTGATGCGCATCAGCCCGTCCTTCAGCGCGAACTCGCGCAGGCCGACGCGGTGCGAGAGCGTCTCGACGACCTCGCCCGCCGGGTCGCGCAGCCGCAGCACGGCCGTGTAGAGGTACGGGTCCTCGGCCGACCACAGTTTCGGCGCGGGCACGGCTCCGGCGGCCCGTACGGTCACGTCCTCGCCGGCCGGGGCCGAGCCGAGGTCGACGGCCCGGCGCAACGGCCGGGGCCAGACGGCGTGCCCGCGCGCGTCGTAGAGCTGCGTCTCGACGGCGTACGTGCCGTCCCCGCCGGAGTACGGGCCGCCGCCGTAGTCGCGCACGCTCGCGGTCACCGCCAGCTCGGCGGCCTCGTAGCCGTCGCTCAGCGGGGTGTCCAGCTTGAAGTCGCGCAGGTGCACGGCCGGGGTGGAGAAGAGGTGGACCGAGCGGAAGATGCCGCTCAGCCGGATCATGTCCTGGTCCTCCAGCCAGTCGCCGTCCGAGTAGCGGTACACCTCCACCGCGATCTGGTTGGCGCCGGCCTCGAGGTGCGGGGTGATGTCGTACTCGGCGGGGGTGTACGAGTCCTCGCGGTAGCCGACCGGGTGGCCGTTGATCCACACGTAGTGGGCGGACTTGACCCCCTCGAAGTGCAGGAAGGTCCGTCGCCCGGACCATCCCTTCGGCACGGTGAAGGTGCGTCTGTACTGGCCCACGGGGTTGTAGCGGGTCGGGGCGGCCGGCGGCTGCGGCTCCTCCCCCAGTCCGTTGGGACCCCAGTAGGGGTACGTGATGTTGATGTAGATCGGGAAGTCGTGGCCGTGCAGCTGCCAGGCGGAGGGGACGGGGACGGTGTCCCAGGAGCTGTCGTCGAGGTCGGTGCGGTGGAAGTCGGGGTCCCGGTCGTCGGGGCGGTCGGCGTAGGCGAACTTCCATCTTCCGTCGAGGCTCATCCGGTACGGCGAGCGGTCGCGGTCGCCGTCCAGCGCCTGTGCGACGTCCGCGTACGGCGTGAGCGTGGTGTGCGGCGGCTCGCTGCCGACCTCGTAGACGTCGATGGCGCCGTTCCACTCCGGGGAGCCGTCCGCCGCGGTGGGCCGGCCGGCCGCGTGGGCCAGGGGGGACGACCCCGGCAGCGCGAGGGCGCCCAGGAAGGCGGCCCCTCCTTCGAGGAGCCGGCGGCGGCTGACGGGAGGCAGGTGCGGGTGCGGAAGCGGCATGGCGGTGGCCTTCCTCGGTACGACCGTGGGGTGCGCGAACTGAGGGGTGGAGTGCGGCTGCTGAGCACGAAGACACCTGGTGAGCCATGGAAAACCCTAGGACCCGAACACAACGGGAGCAATGACCGTGTCGAACTCTGTGTGTTCCTGAGGGCTCCGGCGGACTGCTCACCCGGCCGGATCAGCCGGCCTGCGCCGCGAACGCCTCGTACGCCTGCTCGTCGAAGAGGACGAATCTGACCTCGGTCACCGCCGTCCTCGTGTCCCGCACCGTCCCGACCGCGATACGGGCGGCGTCGTCCATCGGCCATCCGTAGATGCCGGCGGAGACGGCCGGGAACGCGACGGTCCGCGCGCCCAGTTCGTCGGCGACGCGCAGCGATTCCCGGTAGCAGGAGGCCAGCAGCTCGGACCGGTCCTCGCTGCCGCTGAA belongs to Streptomyces sp. V3I8 and includes:
- a CDS encoding glycoside hydrolase family 2 TIM barrel-domain containing protein, producing the protein MPLPHPHLPPVSRRRLLEGGAAFLGALALPGSSPLAHAAGRPTAADGSPEWNGAIDVYEVGSEPPHTTLTPYADVAQALDGDRDRSPYRMSLDGRWKFAYADRPDDRDPDFHRTDLDDSSWDTVPVPSAWQLHGHDFPIYINITYPYWGPNGLGEEPQPPAAPTRYNPVGQYRRTFTVPKGWSGRRTFLHFEGVKSAHYVWINGHPVGYREDSYTPAEYDITPHLEAGANQIAVEVYRYSDGDWLEDQDMIRLSGIFRSVHLFSTPAVHLRDFKLDTPLSDGYEAAELAVTASVRDYGGGPYSGGDGTYAVETQLYDARGHAVWPRPLRRAVDLGSAPAGEDVTVRAAGAVPAPKLWSAEDPYLYTAVLRLRDPAGEVVETLSHRVGLREFALKDGLMRINGRPVSLRGTNRHEMHPDRGTALTRADLVRDIEIIKRTNINTVRTSHYPNNTLWYELADEYGLYLVDETNLETHGIRDAYPGDHADWSRACVARARNMVHRDKNHASVVIWSLGNEAGGGSTFVAMHDWIRSYDPTRVIQYEGDDRPGISDIRSQMYESPSRVEARAGDTSDRRPYVMIEYAHSMGNSTGNLKKYWDVVRRHDVLQGGWIWDFVDQSLTTPTPARVLFTEEGPGALRGEIQAGGATFDRAKGVSGSTVFARDPGLDLTGSLTLEAWVTPHVTGYHQPLLAKGDTQYALKQTDRTLEFFIHGDGRWVAADWPLPDDWTGREHHVAGVFDAAAGTLALYVDGTLRATRTTTRRPAVNTAPLSLATDVDNPTREFSGTIRRARVHARALSAAELVSDGRGPGDDGVRFWFDAATVGVTRKRAEERTFFAYGGDWGDHPNDGAFVADGIVTADRAHTGKAAEVKQVYQAINAAPASGDSLAAGAAVTLTNEYLFTNLREFDGNWSLVADGRTVQRGRLSRAQLDVPPLSGKDVTVPFRPPARPAPGTEYFLQLSFTTRERTRWAAAGFEVAKQQLPVDAGSPAVRPVPLSRVPALRHRDDGRSVKVRGEDFSVTVDRGTGLLTSYEVRGARLITSGPVPNFWRAPTDNDRGNGQHVRNQTWRDAGTRREVTDVGVRALRDRAVRIEVAGTLPTTTESAYTTTYTVFGNGEIRVDNTLHPGAADLPYIPEVGTLLFLPGRLEHLHHHGRGPEENHWDRNTGTDVGLYSGTVAGQWTPYIRPQENGNRTDVRWAALTDRSGAGLLVCGEPLIEVNASHFTPEDLSVGTRHDYQLTPRDEVVLRVNHRQMGVGGDNSWGAHTHDEYKLPAGRDYSYTYRLRPLTDVGRATEASRRPTAQE